A single window of Nasonia vitripennis strain AsymCx chromosome 4, Nvit_psr_1.1, whole genome shotgun sequence DNA harbors:
- the LOC100123228 gene encoding trafficking protein particle complex subunit 4 — protein sequence MVIYGVYIVSKSGGLIFNHDHNVPKIEVEKPFNYPLDIKLAYENKKLVVSFGQRDGINVGHVLSAVNGQPVTGRELEDGKDVLDMLENPENFPITLKFCRSKMTTNEKIFLASMFYPLFAIASQLSPEPRCSGIEVLEADTFRLYCYQTLTGVKFMIVAEPSQPGMEILTKKVYELYADYALKNPFYSLEMPIRCELFETHLQSLLEAVEKSGISNV from the exons ATGGTGATATATGGTGTTTACATAGTGTCTAAATCGGGCGGATTGATTTTTAATCACGACCATAATGTTCCGAAAATCGAAGTCGAAAAACCTTTCAACTATCCACTAGACATCAAACTCgcttatgaaaataaaaagttagTTGTATCGTTTGGTCAAAGAGATGGAATAAATG TGGGCCATGTTTTGTCAGCTGTAAATGGACAACCTGTAACTGGTCGTGAGTTGGAGGATGGTAAGGACGTTCTGGACATGCTTGAGAACCCTGAAAACTTTCcgataaccttaaaattttgtcGATCCAAAATGACAACAAATGAGAAGATTTTCTTGGCTTCAATGTTCTATCCACTTTTTGCTATTGCCAGTCAACTGAGTCCAGAACCTCGATGTTCAGGTATTGAAGTGCTTGAAGCAGATACTTTTCGATTATATTGTTATCAGACTTTGACAGGAGTAAAATTCATGATTGTTGCTGAGCCGTCTCAACCAGGAATGgaaatattaacaaaaaaagtttATGAACTTTATGCTGATTATGCATTGAAAAATCCTTTCTATTCGTTAGAAATGCCTATTCGATGTGAACTTTTTGAAACGCATTTACAAAGTCTGTTAGAGGCTGTAGAAAAATCAGGTATAAGTAATGTATGA